A genomic segment from Fusobacterium sp. DD2 encodes:
- the gltS gene encoding sodium/glutamate symporter — MNFSFDELGALFSFGMVGTIAIGLISLYVGQKLKEKLTFLDRFGIPAAVLGGILFATFHLIIRVAGIGSISYDTTFQTPFMVVFFTTIGLGSSIEGLKKGGKLLIVFWLLSGFMTFMQTVIGVSLAKVTGINPLLGVMAGSVSMSGGHGSAGAFGQTIEELGVHGGLTVALSAATFGLIAGGLLGSPLAIHLIKKFNLKPKDVVNKDEVEKKATTHHQEITLQSMMSHVTMLAVVMTIGISVSSFLKGKFGIALPSYVGAMFCAIIFNNLNIKFKWMQLDRNLLNIIGETSLNIFLSMALISLKLWELAALAVPLLIILGTQVLFMWAYTRFIVFKAMGSDYDAAVMVSGMCGSGLGATTNAMINMGEVSNKYGYTVNPYLIVPLTGAFLIDMFQMPVILTAINMFK; from the coding sequence ATGAATTTTAGTTTTGATGAATTAGGGGCATTATTCAGTTTTGGCATGGTAGGGACTATTGCAATTGGATTAATTTCATTGTATGTAGGACAAAAGTTAAAGGAAAAATTAACTTTTCTTGATCGTTTTGGTATTCCAGCAGCGGTGTTAGGAGGGATATTATTTGCAACATTCCATCTTATTATTAGAGTGGCTGGTATTGGAAGCATCTCTTATGATACGACTTTCCAAACACCGTTTATGGTTGTATTCTTTACAACTATTGGGTTGGGTTCATCTATTGAAGGTCTGAAAAAAGGTGGAAAACTTTTAATAGTTTTCTGGCTTCTAAGTGGATTTATGACATTTATGCAGACAGTAATTGGAGTTAGCTTAGCTAAAGTAACAGGAATTAATCCTTTGCTTGGAGTAATGGCTGGATCTGTTTCAATGTCAGGAGGGCATGGATCTGCAGGAGCTTTTGGACAGACTATTGAAGAATTAGGAGTTCATGGTGGATTAACAGTGGCTCTTTCTGCTGCTACTTTTGGACTGATAGCAGGAGGACTTTTAGGATCTCCACTTGCTATACATTTAATTAAAAAATTCAACTTAAAACCTAAAGATGTTGTAAATAAAGATGAAGTTGAAAAGAAAGCAACAACTCATCATCAGGAAATAACACTTCAATCTATGATGAGTCATGTTACAATGCTTGCAGTGGTAATGACAATAGGTATTTCTGTAAGTAGTTTCCTTAAAGGAAAATTTGGAATAGCACTTCCATCATATGTTGGAGCGATGTTCTGTGCAATAATATTTAATAACTTAAACATTAAATTTAAATGGATGCAGCTAGATAGAAATCTTTTAAATATTATTGGTGAAACTTCACTTAATATATTCTTGTCAATGGCACTTATCTCACTTAAATTATGGGAACTTGCAGCACTTGCAGTACCTTTATTGATAATCTTAGGAACTCAAGTATTATTCATGTGGGCATATACAAGATTTATAGTATTTAAAGCTATGGGTAGTGACTACGATGCTGCTGTAATGGTTTCAGGAATGTGTGGATCAGGACTGGGAGCTACAACAAATGCAATGATTAACATGGGAGAAGTAAGCAATAAATATGGATACACAGTTAACCCATATCTTATTGTTCCACTTACAGGGGCATTCTTAATAGATATGTTCCAGATGCCAGTTATTTTAACTGCAATAAATATGTTTAAATAA
- the hutG gene encoding formimidoylglutamase yields the protein MKELWNGRFDSNEEVDLRIWQVIKEFSKENAKGPGLCFVGYNTDDGVVRNLGRKGAEGGSDAIRKAMQSFPIVEGLALYDYKNLKSKVLEEAQDEYSAKIADVISKGIFPIGLGGGHDIAYGSYRGVRKAYPDKKIGLINFDTHLDIRPYDNGPSSGTSFKQILDSDENAVYSIIGYKKQGNTKRLLETANKYNTLILDEEYEESYIIENIKKFIAGVDVVYITFCMDVFDAPYAPGVSAPTIMGLDPKKGKRILREIMKSGKVVCVDFAEVNPVYDMDSRTAKLAGALIYDIMLNM from the coding sequence ATGAAAGAATTATGGAATGGTAGATTTGACAGTAATGAAGAGGTAGACTTAAGAATATGGCAGGTAATTAAAGAATTTTCTAAAGAAAATGCAAAGGGACCTGGATTATGTTTTGTTGGATATAACACAGATGATGGAGTAGTAAGAAATCTGGGAAGAAAAGGAGCAGAGGGTGGATCAGATGCCATAAGAAAGGCTATGCAATCTTTTCCAATTGTTGAAGGACTGGCTCTTTATGACTATAAGAATTTAAAATCAAAAGTTTTAGAGGAAGCTCAAGATGAGTACTCAGCTAAAATAGCAGATGTTATTTCAAAGGGAATATTCCCAATTGGACTTGGAGGAGGACATGATATAGCTTATGGTTCTTATAGAGGTGTAAGAAAAGCATATCCAGATAAGAAAATAGGGCTTATCAACTTTGATACACACTTAGATATCAGACCATATGACAATGGACCATCTTCTGGAACATCGTTTAAACAGATATTAGACAGTGATGAAAATGCAGTATACAGCATTATAGGATATAAAAAACAGGGAAACACAAAAAGACTTTTAGAAACAGCAAATAAATATAATACATTGATTTTAGATGAGGAATATGAGGAAAGCTATATTATAGAAAATATTAAAAAATTTATAGCTGGTGTAGATGTAGTATATATCACATTCTGTATGGACGTATTTGATGCACCATATGCACCAGGAGTATCAGCACCTACTATTATGGGTCTTGATCCTAAGAAAGGAAAGAGAATCCTAAGAGAAATAATGAAGAGTGGAAAGGTAGTATGTGTTGACTTTGCAGAAGTAAACCCTGTTTATGACATGGACAGTAGAACTGCAAAACTTGCAGGGGCACTTATCTATGACATAATGTTAAATATGTAA
- a CDS encoding HutD family protein, which produces MFKILGEKERVVSKWSGGVTNQLYIYPENGDYGKRDFKFRISIATTEIEESTFTKLENVNRVISILEGKMELEHVGHHNKTLNRYEIDRFKGDWETHSKGKVTDFNLMIKNGDGDFFFKEVDKKGNILFSDKDAFGFVFCIDGNLKIDDQEIKKGEILITDNKEIAATGNGKIFYGYIEK; this is translated from the coding sequence ATGTTTAAAATACTTGGAGAAAAAGAGAGAGTAGTAAGTAAATGGAGTGGTGGAGTTACTAATCAACTTTACATATATCCGGAAAATGGAGATTATGGAAAAAGAGATTTTAAATTTAGAATAAGTATAGCTACTACTGAGATAGAAGAATCTACATTTACGAAGTTGGAAAATGTAAATAGAGTTATTTCTATTTTAGAAGGTAAAATGGAGCTTGAACATGTAGGTCATCACAATAAAACGTTAAATAGATATGAAATAGATAGATTTAAAGGTGACTGGGAAACTCATTCTAAAGGAAAAGTTACAGATTTTAATCTTATGATAAAAAATGGAGATGGAGATTTTTTCTTTAAAGAGGTAGATAAAAAAGGGAATATACTTTTTTCAGATAAAGATGCATTTGGATTTGTTTTCTGTATAGATGGTAATCTTAAAATAGATGACCAGGAAATAAAAAAAGGTGAAATTCTCATAACAGATAATAAGGAAATAGCAGCTACAGGTAATGGAAAAATATTTTATGGATATATAGAAAAATAG
- a CDS encoding IclR family transcriptional regulator, with amino-acid sequence MKKEPQYINSICRAIEIIELFSKLQEKELGVSEISKQLGIHKTTIFRVLKTLEHVGWIAQNTENSKYKLTTSILKASIGVRHNFDLKEIISAEMEKLSKKYNENIILTTIVDKIGVWINMIKSTQILSEDVESGYTVPLHIGATGKTLLAFQSDEFKKEFFRKHSIIINENLGKKKLLEDLEKIKEERCCISHSEVTEGVTAVAVPILDDNGKLLYGLTISGPSTRFNESMQLSMKEDLLGISHYIQNELRALKSKL; translated from the coding sequence ATGAAAAAAGAACCACAATATATCAATTCTATCTGCAGAGCTATTGAAATTATTGAACTCTTTTCAAAATTACAGGAAAAAGAGTTGGGAGTTTCAGAAATAAGTAAGCAGTTAGGAATACATAAAACTACAATTTTTAGAGTATTAAAAACCCTTGAGCATGTTGGATGGATTGCTCAAAACACTGAAAATAGCAAATATAAACTTACAACAAGTATTTTAAAAGCATCTATTGGGGTAAGACATAATTTCGATTTAAAAGAGATTATTTCAGCTGAAATGGAGAAACTTAGCAAAAAATATAATGAAAATATTATCCTGACAACTATTGTTGATAAAATCGGAGTATGGATTAATATGATAAAAAGCACTCAAATACTGTCAGAAGATGTAGAGTCAGGTTATACTGTTCCTTTGCATATTGGAGCAACAGGAAAAACACTCCTGGCTTTTCAAAGTGATGAATTTAAAAAAGAATTTTTTAGAAAACATAGTATTATCATCAATGAAAATCTTGGAAAGAAAAAACTTTTAGAAGATCTTGAAAAGATTAAAGAAGAAAGATGCTGTATTTCCCATTCTGAAGTAACTGAAGGTGTTACTGCAGTAGCAGTTCCTATTTTAGATGACAATGGCAAACTTCTATATGGACTCACTATCTCAGGTCCTAGTACACGTTTTAACGAGAGTATGCAACTTTCTATGAAGGAGGACCTACTTGGGATCTCTCATTACATTCAAAATGAACTGAG